A region of the Geomonas subterranea genome:
CCGCTGTCATCGAAGAGGGGGCCTTTGGTGGAGAGGAACACGCACGGTCTCCCCTGCCGGTCAACGACCCGCTCCTGCAGTGTCGAGCTGGCGGCAGAAACCAGCACCTGGTGGTCGTTTTCGCGCAGCACCTGCACTATTTCGTCCGGGAAGAGGTCACTGTCGTCCAGCCCCAGGATCTCCTCCGCAGGCTTGCCGTACCACTTGGCCGCCTCCCGGTTGATGAGGAGGTAGCGCCCCTCGAGGTCCTTGGCGTAGATGAGGTCCGGGGTCCCGTTCACCACTGCATCCAGCAGTTCCTGGGTTTTCTCCGGCTCGTCCTTTAACGGATGGGACATGGTTACGGCGCTCCCGGGGTTCCTGGTGTCAAAAGGCGTTCGATCGCCGCGAGCCCCGGCTCCTGCGCCTGCCCCCGCTCGCGGGACAGTTTGAGCGCCACTCCGCCCAGGGCCCGGTAGATGCGCGCCAGTTCTTCATCGAAGTCGTCCAGCGCCTCCAGTTGACGGGCCACCACCCCGGCGTCGCCGCGGGCGATGGGGCCGGTCAGGGCCTGGGCGGTCCCGACGCGAAAGACGTTGTCGACCGTGCCGCGCACCAGCGGCTCCATGACCTGCAGCGCGGTCTCCCGGGGCACCCCCCCCTTTTGGTAGGCCCTGAGCCCCGCCTCCATCAGCGCGGTGAGGTAATTGCAGACCAGCACGGAACCGGTGTGATACAGGGTCTTGAAGCGGGGATCCAGGGTGAAGATCTTCCCGCCGATGGCGCCGAACAGTTCTCCCAGGAGTTCCCGCGCCTGCGGGTCTCCCTCGATGCCGCACCAGGTCCCCGCGAAATCGCCTACGCACACGGCGGGGTCGGCGAAGCTTTTAACGGGATGGACGCTTGCCACCTGCGCCCCCAGGGCCGCGGCGGGAGAGAGCACCTCGCTCCCCAAAGCCCCGCTGAAGTGGCACACCGTCGTGTTCCGGTCCAGGAGGCCGGCGCGGCCAACCAGCCCCTCCACGCAGGCGGCGATGGCGTCATCGGAACTGGCCACCAGGTAGAGGTCGGCGCGCTGGAGCTCCCCGAAACCGGCGAGGGGGCGCCCCGCCCCGATGAAGCCGGCCGCGGCCTGCGCGCTGGCGATCGAGCGGGTCAATACGTCCCTGAGCTCGATGGTGCCCGAGCGGTGCAGCAGGCGCCCCACGGTCTTCCCTACGGCGCCACACCCAATAATGCTGAAGGTTTTCATCACCTCTCCCCCCTGGTCAGGACAACCTGCTCAGGGTAGCTAAATCAAACGGGGGTGTCAACGGTACCAGCGCAGGGGGATGATGAGTTGCGAAAAGGATGAGAAAAGAGACGCATAAAAAGAAGATCCCCCTCCGTGGCGGAGGGGGATCTGGTGGCAGGAGCAGGCGACGGGGGTCAGGACTTGCCGTCCATGCTCAGGCTGTAATCGTCCCCTTCGACACACTCGCTCGATGCCTGCAGGAACGATTCCGCCTGCGGGTCCCTGACGATCTCGATCACGCCGTGGTTCGCGGACCAGATCGTGCCGCAGACGCTGCACTCCGTGATCCCCTCTTTGAATCCCTCCGAATGCAGATTGGTATCGACCTGCGCATGGTTCTTACATACCGGGCATTTCATGGCTCTCCTCCTCCCGCGGCTACTGCGGTCGCTGACCTCATGAGAATGAGTATGCCGGGATTTCCCGGCGTCGCAAGTGGCAATTGTGCCGGCGCCCGCGTCCGGGCCTCGCCCGGCCCCGCGACCAGGCAGGACCGGTGCCATCCCGATGCCGGTAATGAGCCACCCATCCGCGGTCGCCCCCTTACGCTACTGCGCGGTCGCCCCGGCTGCCCCTTTCTTGGGACGGGCCGTTTTGGGACGAGGAGCCTTCCCACGCCCCTTCGGCGGCGCCTTCACCGGAGGGTGATAACCGGCGGGGTCCGCGGGGTGGAGGTCGCCGAAGTGGGAGGAGATGATCTTCCTGACCATGCCATCGCTGAAACGGATGGTGGCCCTGATGTCATTCACCTCGACCACCTTGCCGATACCCCATTGCTGCGCCATTGCGTGACTCACCACGCTGCCGCGTTTGACGATCATCTTTTTATCCTCGCTGGTGACGTATTTCGGTCCAGGGCGGACGCGCCGATTCGCTCCACCGGGAAGGTCGAGAGCGACGGCTGCTTACGTGGATCGATAGTTGGAAAGACAGATGAAGCGATAAAGAGATGTGACGACTGCCGCTGCAGGGAACGGTGTCCTGGGAACCGGGCACCTTCAGAATATACACCGCAAACGGGAAATGGACAGCGGGAGAGGAATATTTCCGGCAGGGGCGCTACGGCCGCGGTGCCCCCGGCAGGGGCGGATTGGCGACGGCCGGGGGTGCGACGGTGACCTCCGCAGCCGGCTTCAGCTGATCGGGCGGCACCTGCGGCTCGCCCATGATGATGACCGCCGGCCCGCGCAGCTTCTGCAAGGTGCCGGTATCGCGGAAACCGACCGCCCAGCGGTAGAGCGTCCTCGCGTCCATGAGCACGGGCTTGGCGGGCTCGCCGTAGTAGGCCAGTTGCATTTCCTCGTCGGTGAGCCCGATACAGCCGTGGGAGGCGGGATACCCGGGGAGGTCGCGGCCGTGGATCCAGTAGGAGGTCCAGCCGTCATCCCTTTTGTCCACGTGGAAGCGCAGACCGTAGTGCATCGGGTACGGCCGGTCGGTCCCCTCCACCGGGTAGAGGCTGGACTCGTGCCGCGGGTCGACGGTATCGACCCGGTAGGTGCCGTTTTTGAGGCGGAATTCCTCCACCCCCACCGCGACCGGAGCGGAAAAGACCAGGACGCCGAATTCATACGCGCCGAGGAACATCTCGTTCTGGTCGATGAGGATCAGCTGCGGCTCCTTCTCCGCGTCGTAGTAGAGGGGGGGCATGGGGTTGAACTCCTTGATGTCCTCCATGTGCCTGGGAACCTTCACCGACATTCCGGCTATGAAGTGACGGCGGTCCATGCGGTTGAAACGCAGGCCGTCCTGCCACTGCTTGCCGAATATCTTATAGGGTGTGTCTTTGCTGGTGACTTTGACACAGTCCCACTCATAGAGGTAATCGGTGGGATAGTGGATTTCACATAAGGATCGTATTTTGTCGGCTGCAGAACAAGGAAGGCTGGTGACAGCAAGGAGAACCAGGATGAACACAGTGTGCAGC
Encoded here:
- a CDS encoding Rossmann-like and DUF2520 domain-containing protein; its protein translation is MKTFSIIGCGAVGKTVGRLLHRSGTIELRDVLTRSIASAQAAAGFIGAGRPLAGFGELQRADLYLVASSDDAIAACVEGLVGRAGLLDRNTTVCHFSGALGSEVLSPAAALGAQVASVHPVKSFADPAVCVGDFAGTWCGIEGDPQARELLGELFGAIGGKIFTLDPRFKTLYHTGSVLVCNYLTALMEAGLRAYQKGGVPRETALQVMEPLVRGTVDNVFRVGTAQALTGPIARGDAGVVARQLEALDDFDEELARIYRALGGVALKLSRERGQAQEPGLAAIERLLTPGTPGAP
- a CDS encoding DUF3553 domain-containing protein; amino-acid sequence: MIVKRGSVVSHAMAQQWGIGKVVEVNDIRATIRFSDGMVRKIISSHFGDLHPADPAGYHPPVKAPPKGRGKAPRPKTARPKKGAAGATAQ
- a CDS encoding L,D-transpeptidase, which produces MKALLHTVFILVLLAVTSLPCSAADKIRSLCEIHYPTDYLYEWDCVKVTSKDTPYKIFGKQWQDGLRFNRMDRRHFIAGMSVKVPRHMEDIKEFNPMPPLYYDAEKEPQLILIDQNEMFLGAYEFGVLVFSAPVAVGVEEFRLKNGTYRVDTVDPRHESSLYPVEGTDRPYPMHYGLRFHVDKRDDGWTSYWIHGRDLPGYPASHGCIGLTDEEMQLAYYGEPAKPVLMDARTLYRWAVGFRDTGTLQKLRGPAVIIMGEPQVPPDQLKPAAEVTVAPPAVANPPLPGAPRP